The following coding sequences lie in one Nakaseomyces glabratus chromosome I, complete sequence genomic window:
- the SCM3 gene encoding Scm3p (CAGL0I03850g~Ortholog(s) have CENP-A containing nucleosome binding activity) — translation MSNSKIKIKKNKKNGKSLKQLHKALSGLLQKDNKPQKKDVSIDKKHSKRENSCERGSKDDPYKEVKKKNGRAYIYSKENQLIPKLTDEEVMEKHKLADQRMKTVWSNIIDKYSNVVDEGDVIDLQSGEIITDNGHIRNLNTGFTSSRGKETRYTSVVKDILLDENVPAHDSYDEYSIWEDNNAEEEEAVFTDPEEPLTSESE, via the coding sequence ATGTCCAATTCCAAGATaaagatcaagaaaaacaagaaaaatggGAAGAGCTTGAAACAATTGCACAAGGCATTGTCTGGTCTGCTTCAGAAGGACAACAAACCACAGAAGAAAGATGTTTCAATCGATAAAAAGCATAGCAAGAGGGAAAACTCATGCGAACGCGGAAGTAAAGATGATCCATATAAGGaagtgaagaagaagaacgGGAGAGCGTATATCTATTCCAAGGAGAATCAGCTGATACCAAAACTGAccgatgaagaagttatGGAGAAGCACAAACTTGCAGATCAGAGGATGAAAACCGTATGGTCGAATATCATTGACAAGTATTCCAATGTAGTCGATGAAGGCGATGTCATCGACCTCCAATCAGGGGAAATCATCACAGATAATGGACACATAAGGAATCTCAATACTGGGTTTACCTCCTCACGGGGCAAAGAAACAAGGTATACAAGTGTGGTCAAAGACATATTACTCGATGAAAACGTCCCCGCCCATGACAGCTACGATGAGTATAGCATATGGGAAGATAACAATGcggaagaagaagaagctgtaTTTACTGATCCAGAGGAACCTTTAACCTCAGAATCAGAATAA
- the RGT2 gene encoding glucose sensor (CAGL0I03872g~Ortholog(s) have role in detection of glucose, glucose mediated signaling pathway and plasma membrane localization): protein MDSSFEILPYRGDDQIPRVDSGGLRRRASQTINTNHDDTCVDIDAYNSGIDVSSKNEYLGINTADDDNEYGNGGMQNYEGPVNEQAIHCQTNDISENENNLQLLGQPLPLRSTMMTTFVGLFVAVGGFLYGYDTGLINSITDMKYVKEHIAPNHSFFTTTQISMLVSFLSLGTFVGALIAPWISDIYGRKSTIIFSTMIIFSIGNSLQVAAGGLALLIVGRVISGIGIGIISAVVPLYQAEAAQKHMRGAIITTYQLAITLGLLVSSAVSQGTESINAPSSYRVPIGLQYVWSVVLGVGMVFLPESPRYYIMKDEIEEAARSLSFLRGISLEDPRLLEELVEIKANYDYESSFGPVSIWDCFRSSEQRPKQVLRMFTGISIQAFQQFSGINFIFYYGVYFFNKTGIKSSYLVSFVTYAVNVAFNIPGMFLIDYLGRRKVLIFGGIAMTACNFIIAIVGVSAKSIVSNNVMIAFICVFIAAFSSTWGGVVWVISAELFPLGVRSKCTAICAAANWLVNFVCALMTPYIVDTGSNYTSSMGTKIYFIWGSLNALGTIVAYLTVYETRGLTLEEINELYVNSPTPFASNEWNRKIRTESTIPPMVHDHELDNHIVPTMDNILHSRNPNQPYSSDENQDVIVGEDKLDLEQGYNKEIHNHRDDNNVSPIPFLQEQNGKEFSNGADFSPSTHSTFALTEHIPANYVELGNGFGLNTYRGGPPSISDSSDDDHCTHWQSPENGSPIYHEILSSNDTNSGTYNKNSENL from the coding sequence ATGGATTCTAGCTTCGAAATACTCCCGTACCGTGGTGACGATCAAATACCGAGAGTTGATAGTGGCGGGTTGCGAAGACGAGCATCACAGACAATAAATACTAATCATGATGACACTTGTGTTGATATAGATGCCTACAATAGTGGTATAGATGTGTCAAGTAAGAATGAGTATCTTGGAATCAATACCGCAGACgatgataatgaatatGGTAACGGTGGAATGCAAAATTATGAAGGACCTGTGAATGAGCAAGCTATCCATTGTCAAACCAACGATATAtcagaaaatgaaaataatctACAGTTGCTTGGACAGCCATTGCCACTTCGTTCAACTATGATGACCACGTTTGTGGGACTTTTCGTTGCCGTTGGTGGGTTTTTATATGGTTATGATACAGGTCTGATAAATAGTATAACTGATATGAAATACGTTAAAGAACACATTGCACCAAATCACTCATTCTTTACTACAACACAGATATCGATGCTGGTgtcatttttatcattgGGCACATTTGTAGGCGCCCTCATTGCTCCATGGATTTCAGATATTTATGGAAGAAAGTCAACAATTATATTCAGTACTATGATCATCTTTTCGATAGGTAACTCTCTGCAAGTAGCAGCTGGCGGGCTGGCATTGTTAATTGTTGGGAGGGTAATATCTGGTATTGGAATAGGTATAATATCTGCTGTAGTTCCCCTTTATCAGGCTGAAGCTGCACAGAAGCACATGAGAGGAGCCATTATTACTACCTACCAGTTGGCTATTACTTTAGGATTACTCGTTTCAAGCGCAGTGTCACAAGGCACAGAGTCTATCAATGCTCCGAGTTCATACAGAGTTCCCATAGGATTACAGTATGTCTGGTCTGTTGTTTTAGGTGTTGGAATGGTTTTTTTACCAGAAAGTCCTCGGTATTATATAATGAAGGATGAGATAGAAGAAGCAGCGAGAAGTTTATCGTTCTTGAGAGGTATCTCTTTAGAAGATCCAAGGCTCTTAGAGGAACTAGTCGAAATTAAAGCTAACTACGATTATGAATCCTCATTTGGTCCTGTATCAATATGGGATTGTTTCAGATCCAGTGAGCAACGTCCAAAGCAGGTGCTGAGAATGTTTACTGGGATATCTATACAAGCTTTCCAACAATTTTCTGGtattaatttcatcttttaCTATGGtgtttatttcttcaacaagaCAGGTATTAAAAGTAGTTACCTGGTGTCGTTTGTCACTTATGCTGTGAATGTTGCATTCAACATACCAGGGATGTTTTTAATTGACTATTTAGGGAGAAGAAAAGTATTAATCTTCGGTGGCATTGCAATGACTGCTTGCAACTTTATTATTGCCATTGTGGGTGTTTCTGCCAAATCCattgtttcaaataatgTAATGATTGCATTTATTTGTGTTTTCATAGCAGCCTTCTCGAGTACATGGGGTGGTGTTGTATGGGTAATCTCTGCAGAGCTATTTCCCTTGGGTGTGAGATCAAAGTGCACTGCTATATGTGCGGCAGCCAATTGGCTAGTTAACTTTGTCTGTGCATTGATGACTCCTTATATTGTCGATACAGGATCAAACTACACATCTTCGATGGGTACCAAGATATACTTCATTTGGGGAAGTCTGAATGCCCTTGGAACTATAGTTGCATATCTGACAGTGTATGAGACGAGAGGGTTGACgcttgaagaaatcaatgAGTTGTACGTTAACTCACCCACACCATTTGCGTCGAACGAATGGAATAGAAAGATTCGCACAGAATCCACGATCCCACCTATGGTACATGACCATGAACTAGATAACCACATTGTGCCAACAATGGACAACATTCTCCATAGCAGAAATCCAAACCAGCCATACTCTTCAGATGAGAACCAAGATGTTATAGTAGGGGAAGACAAGCTGGACTTGGAGCAAGGCTACAATAAGGAGATTCACAACCACAGGGATGATAACAACGTATCGCCAATACCATTCCTCCAGGAACAAAATGGGAAAGAATTCAGCAATGGTGCTGATTTCAGCCCATCGACACACTCAACTTTTGCCTTGACCGAGCACATACCAGCGAACTACGTGGAATTGGGGAACGGATTTGGATTAAACACATACAGGGGCGGGCCCCCATCCATCTCCGATTCTAGTGATGACGATCATTGCACACACTGGCAAAGCCCAGAGAATGGATCACCTATATACCATGAAATTCTGTCCTCTAACGACACGAATAGTGGCACTTACAACAAGAACTCTGAAAATTTATAG
- a CDS encoding uncharacterized protein (CAGL0I03894g~Has domain(s) with predicted transferase activity, transferring alkyl or aryl (other than methyl) groups activity): protein MTKESTLAQIQEISTMVSEHTNDGKLRLKSSIPKPLEASEVEYIAKKASWDRKMGKLEYIFYKSLLVILFTIYGVFRFFQYRYNRLRLSILTIVNNPANTPQLIKQDVKGLKKLPKQLGAILEDKPSYTVGGGLKGLLEEGSEIVCWSVCADIKHVSLYDYNGLLATNVDEFRKAVHHKLAKYYGPQNIPSFTVKVPHLHKVYEDISKVGDEEKKSVIEISLLSAFDGRKTIVELFKTVSDLKDKKEIQSSDLTMELLNTQLIELVGQEPDLILCFGPRLDLTGYPPWHIRLAEMHWEMDNNEVLYAVFIRGLRNYSSAKMNVGK from the coding sequence ATGACCAAAGAGTCAACATTGGCACAGATCCAGGAGATATCTACTATGGTTTCAGAACACACAAATGATGGGAAGTTGAGGTTGAAGTCCTCTATACCGAAACCACTTGAAGCGTCAGAGGTGGAGTACATAGCCAAGAAGGCCTCTTGGGATCGTAAGATGGGCAAGCTCGAGTACATCTTCTATAAATCACTCCTGGTGATACTGTTTACCATATATGGAGTATTCAGGTTTTTCCAATACCGGTACAATAGACTGAGGTTGAGTATACTGACTATTGTTAACAATCCGGCTAATACGCCTCAATTAATAAAGCAGGATGTCAAGGGACTTAAAAAACTACCTAAACAACTCGGAGCAATCTTAGAGGACAAACCTAGCTACACTGTTGGAGGTGGGTTGAAGGGTCTACTAGAAGAAGGTAGTGAGATCGTTTGTTGGTCTGTCTGTGCGGATATCAAGCATGTCTCGCTGTATGACTATAATGGATTATTGGCAACAAATGTAGACGAGTTTAGAAAAGCCGTGCATCACAAATTGGCCAAGTACTACGGGCCCCAAAATATACCGAGTTTCACCGTCAAGGTACCTCATCTGCATAAGGTGTATGAAGATATATCGAAGGTGGGCGATgaggaaaagaaatcagTGATTGAGATATCACTATTGAGTGCATTCGATGGTCGTAAAACTATAGTGGAACTATTCAAGACGGTTTCTGACTTGAAGgacaagaaagaaatcCAATCTTCCGATCTGACAATGGAACTTTTGAACACACAGCTAATTGAACTAGTGGGGCAAGAACCAGACTTAATACTCTGTTTTGGACCCCGTCTAGATCTAACCGGTTACCCACCATGGCATATCCGTCTTGCTGAGATGCACTGGGAGATGGATAATAACGAGGTACTGTATGCAGTATTTATTAGAGGGCTACGCAATTACTCTTCTGCTAAGATGAATGTTGGAAAGTAG
- the ARF2 gene encoding Arf family GTPase ARF2 (CAGL0I03916g~Ortholog(s) have GTPase activity, role in cellular response to drug, filamentous growth, macroautophagy and Golgi apparatus, cytosol, glyoxysome localization): MGLFASKLFSNLFGNKEMRILMVGLDGAGKTTVLYKLKLGEVITTIPTIGFNVETVQYKNISFTVWDVGGQDRIRSLWRHYYRNTEGVIFVVDSNDRSRIGEAREVMQRMLNEDELRNAVWLVFANKQDLPEAMSAAEITEKLGLHSIRNRPWFIQATCATTGEGLYEGLEWLSNNLNNKE, encoded by the coding sequence atgggTCTTTTCGCTTCAAAGTTGTTCAGCAACTTGTTTGGTAACAAGGAGATGCGTATCCTGATGGTCGGTCTTGATGGTGCTGGTAAAACCACTGTTCTTTACAAGCTGAAGTTGGGTGAAGTCATCACTACCATTCCAACCATTGGTTTCAACGTTGAAACTGTGCAATATAAGAACATCTCCTTCACCGTCTGGGATGTTGGTGGACAAGACAGAATCAGATCTCTATGGAGACACTACTACAGAAACACTGAAGGTGTtatctttgttgttgaCTCCAACGATAGATCTCGTATTGGTGAGGCTAGAGAAGTTATGCAAAGAATGTTGAATGAGGATGAATTGAGAAATGCAGTATGGTTAGTTTTCGCTAACAAGCAAGATTTGCCAGAAGCTATGTCTGCCGCTGAAATTACTGAAAAGTTGGGCTTGCACTCCATCAGGAACCGTCCATGGTTCATCCAAGCTACCTGTGCTACTACCGGTGAAGGTTTGTACGAGGGTCTAGAATGGTTAAGCAACAATTTGAACAACAAGGAATAA
- the PPH21 gene encoding serine/threonine-protein phosphatase (CAGL0I03938g~Protein serine/threonine phosphatase): MDMDMDVPMHDAVDQLTPTEGNAEAANDSIGDEVDEAFKDAHPSQGAVLDSGKGGNKGFELNSSNINQLDQWIEHLGKCEILSEDDVSKLCKMAVEVLQFEENVQPINVPVTICGDVHGQFHDLIELFKIGGPCPDTNYLFMGDYVDRGYYSVETVSYLVAMKVRYPHRITILRGNHESRQITQVYGFYDECLRKYGSANVWKMFTDLFDYFPITALVDNKIFCLHGGLSPMIETVDQVRELNRIQEVPHEGPMCDLLWSDPDDRGGWGISPRGAGFTFGQDISEQFNHTNDLSLVARAHQLVMEGYAWSHQQNVVTIFSAPNYCYRCGNQAAIMEVDENHNRQFLQYDPSVRPGEPTVSRKTPDYFL, from the coding sequence ATGGATATGGATATGGATGTTCCTATGCATGATGCGGTTGATCAATTGACGCCGACTGAAGGTAATGCGGAGGCTGCCAATGACAGCATAGGTGATGAGGTTGACGAGGCCTTCAAGGATGCGCATCCTTCGCAAGGTGCTGTGTTGGACTCTGGCAAAGGTGGTAACAAAGGGTTTGAGCTGAACTCCAGCAACATCAATCAGCTGGACCAGTGGATAGAACACCTGGGCAAGTGTGAAATACTATCGGAGGACGATGTTTCCAAGCTTTGTAAGATGGCTGTGGAGGTCCTGCAGTTCGAAGAGAACGTTCAACCTATCAACGTTCCAGTTACCATATGTGGTGACGTGCATGGGCAGTTCCACGATTTGATAGAACTATTCAAGATCGGTGGTCCTTGTCCGGACACAAACTACTTATTTATGGGTGATTACGTAGATAGAGGTTACTACTCTGTGGAAACCGTGTCATATCTAGTTGCTATGAAGGTAAGGTATCCACATAGAATTACGATTCTAAGAGGTAATCACGAATCAAGACAAATTACACAGGTGTACGGGTTTTACGATGAATGTCTCAGGAAGTACGGTAGTGCAAACGTCTGGAAGATGTTCACAGACCTGTTCGACTACTTCCCAATAACAGCGCTAGTCGACAATAAGATCTTCTGTCTTCACGGTGGTTTGTCTCCAATGATAGAAACTGTCGACCAAGTAAGAGAATTGAACAGAATACAAGAAGTTCCACACGAGGGTCCCATGTGTGATCTGCTGTGGTCAGACCCAGATGATAGAGGCGGGTGGGGTATCAGTCCTAGAGGTGCTGGTTTCACCTTTGGCCAGGACATTAGTGAACAATTCAACCATACAAATGATCTATCTTTAGTTGCAAGAGCACACCAGCTGGTCATGGAAGGTTACGCCTGGTCCCATCAACAAAACGTCGTTACCATATTCAGTGCACCAAACTACTGTTATAGATGTGGTAACCAAGCCGCAATAATGGAGGTCGACGAAAATCATAATAGACAATTTTTGCAGTACGATCCATCTGTCAGACCAGGTGAGCCTACAGTTAGTAGAAAGACCCCAGATTACTTCTTATGA
- the VMA1 gene encoding H(+)-transporting V1 sector ATPase subunit A (CAGL0I03960g~Putative site-specific DNA endonuclease with autocatalytic protein-splicing activity), whose translation MAGAMENARKELKRLSLDDEAGESQYGAIYSVSGPVIVAENMIGCAMYELVKVGHDNLVGEVIRIDGDKATIQVYEETAGVTVGDPVLRTGKPLSVELGPGLMETIYDGIQRPLKAIKESSQSIYIPRGIDTPALSRDIKWQFTPGTFKTGDHISGGDIFGTVFENSLVESHKILLPPRARGTITWIAPAGEYTVDEKILEVEFDGNKYDYTMFHTWPVRVPRPVAEKLSADYPLLTGQRVLDSLFPCVQGGTTCIPGAFGCGKTVISQSLSKYSNSDTIIYVGCFAKGTQVLMADGSNQSIENIKIGDKVMGQDGKPRNVTALPRGYDDMYNVELDGETDLSYTCNSNHTLVLKTEQNVLLAGNTVSYFALGALIDETNGRAVEIVQEVQETFESNISASDFAANINREPISWTLEIRDIDYLSERVRMFTKQSVNPVLLETPTLAKQLESNESTATNLAYLLGTWIASKATTAGTISVPTTKADLLSKVKSALSSLSIDYSSESINSVSTYRRTQSIPLMENGKHVGNANITAEQEIEETMEVLSLNVTNHSSKLFHDLALSMINQDGSRSIPSAFTHEQLCVRESFVAGILDMQGCNIENGVEIDSSINGLAKLSRSLGLRCNKSSNLLKLSGNMSNISAQSTNNWTSTEDNSSAYKAQLMDFSVQKLPKDNYYGVTLDDDSDHQFLLSNLVLVHNCGERGNEMAEVLMEFPELYTEMSGRKEPIMKRTTLVANTSNMPVAAREASIYTGITLAEYFRDQGKNVSMIADSSSRWAEALREISGRLGEMPADQGFPAYLGAKLASFYERAGKSVTLGSPNRVGSVSIVAAVSPAGGDFSDPVTTATLGITQVFWGLDKKLAQRKHFPSINTSVSYSKYTNVLNKFYDSNYPEFPTLRDRMKEILSNAEELEQVVQLVGKSALSDSDKITLDVAALIKEDFLQQNGYSTYDAFCPIWKTFDMMRSFIAYHDEAQKAVSNGANWTKLSEAVSDVKHSVSSSKFFEPSRGEQEVHEEFEKLLSNMQERFAESTD comes from the coding sequence ATGGCTGGTGCTATGGAGAATGCTCGCAAAGAGCTGAAGAGATTGTCCCTTGACGACGAGGCCGGCGAGTCCCAATACGGTGCTATCTACAGTGTCTCTGGTCCCGTTATTGTTGCTGAGAACATGATCGGGTGTGCCATGTATGAGCTGGTGAAAGTCGGCCACGACAACCTGGTCGGTGAGGTCATTAGAATCGACGGCGACAAGGCCACTATCCAAGTCTATGAAGAGACCGCGGGTGTCACCGTGGGTGACCCTGTGCTAAGAACCGGTAAGCCATTGTCTGTTGAATTGGGTCCCGGTCTGATGGAAACGATCTACGACGGTATCCAAAGACCATTGAAGGCCATTAAGGAGTCCTCCCAATCCATCTATATTCCAAGGGGTATCGACACACCCGCTTTGAGCAGAGACATCAAATGGCAATTCACCCCAGGAACTTTCAAGACCGGTGACCACATCTCAGGAGGTGACATCTTCGGTACCGTGTTTGAAAACAGTCTAGTGGAGAGCCATAAGATCCTGTTGCCACCAAGAGCTAGAGGTACTATCACCTGGATTGCCCCAGCTGGCGAGTACACTGTCGATGAAAAGATCCTAGAAGTTGAGTTCGACGGTAACAAATACGACTACACAATGTTCCACACCTGGCCAGTCCGTGTGCCAAGACCGGTGGCAGAGAAACTATCAGCAGATTACCCATTGCTAACAGGTCAAAGAGTCCTGGACTCGTTGTTCCCTTGTGTCCAAGGTGGTACCACATGTATCCCAGGTGCGTTCGGTTGTGGTAAGACAGTTATTTCACAATCCCTATCTAAATATTCTAACTCCGATACAATTATCTACGTCGGTTGTTTCGCTAAAGGTACTCAAGTGCTCATGGCTGATGGTTCCAACCAATCCattgaaaatataaagatcGGTGACAAGGTAATGGGCCAAGACGGTAAGCCTAGAAACGTTACAGCACTTCCAAGGGGTTATGATGATATGTACAACGTTGAATTGGATGGTGAAACTGACCTGTCTTACACATGTAACTCTAACCACACGTTGGTGTTGAAGACTGAACAAAACGTCCTATTGGCCGGCAACACTGTCTCTTACTTCGCATTGGGTGCACTAATAGACGAAACCAACGGCCGTGCTGTGGAGATCGTAcaagaagttcaagaaaCTTTCGAAAGTAACATTAGCGCATCAGATTTTGCCGCCAACATTAACAGAGAACCAATTAGCTGGACTTTGGAAATCAGAGACATTGATTACTTATCTGAACGTGTGCGCATGTTCACCAAGCAATCTGTCAACCCTGTTCTGTTAGAGACTCCAACATTGGCCAAACAGCTGGAATCTAACGAATCTACTGCTACCAACTTGGCTTACCTTTTGGGTACCTGGATTGCTTCAAAGGCTACCACAGCAGGCACAATTTCAGTACCTACAACTAAAGCAGATCTATTATCAAAGGTGAAATCTGCTTTGTCAAGTTTAAGCATTGACTACTCCTCCGAAAGCATCAACTCCGTCTCCACATATAGAAGAACACAATCAATTCCATTAATGGAAAATGGTAAACATGTTGGCAATGCTAACATAACTGCtgaacaagaaattgaagaaactaTGGAAGTGCTTTCCCTAAATGTCACAAATCACTCATCTAAACTCTTCCACGATCTAGCATTATCTATGATCAACCAAGATGGTTCCAGAAGTATCCCATCCGCCTTCACACATGAACAATTATGTGTTCGTGAAAGTTTCGTTGCTGGTATTCTAGATATGCAAGGTTGCAATATTGAAAACGGTGTCGAAATTGACTCTTCTATTAATGGCTTGGCTAAACTATCCCGTTCATTAGGTTTACGTTGTAACAAATCATCcaatttgttgaaattgTCTGGTAATATGTCCAACATTTCAGCCCAATCCACCAACAACTGGACTTCCACTGAAGATAACTCAAGCGCATACAAGGCCCAATTAATGGACTTCTCTGTACAAAAGCTACCAAAGGACAACTACTACGGTGTCACCCTGGATGATGACTCTGATCATCAATTCCTATTGTCTAACTTAGTTCTGGTCCACAACTGTGGTGAACGTGGTAACGAAATGGCTGAAGTTTTGATGGAATTCCCAGAATTATACACAGAAATGAGCGGTAGAAAGGAACCAATTATGAAGCGTACAACATTGGTTGCTAACACATCTAATATGCCTGTCGCTGCCAGAGAAGCTTCTATCTACACAGGTATTACACTAGCAGAATATTTCAGAGATCAAGGTAAGAATGTTTCCATGATTGCTGATTCATCCTCCAGATGGGCTGAGGCTCTAAGAGAAATTTCCGGTCGTTTAGGTGAAATGCCTGCAGATCAAGGTTTCCCTGCTTATTTGGGTGCCAAGTTGGCCTCTTTCTACGAAAGAGCTGGTAAGTCTGTCACTTTAGGTTCTCCAAACCGTGTAGGTTCTGTTTCTATTGTTGCCGCTGTTTCCCCAGCTGGTGGTGATTTCTCTGACCCAGTTACAACTGCCACTTTAGGTATCACCCAAGTTTTCTGGGGTCTTGATAAGAAATTGGCCCAAAGAAAGCATTTCCCATCGATCAACACATCAGTATCATATTCTAAGTACACCAATGTCTTGAACAAGTTCTACGATTCCAACTACCCAGAATTCCCAACCCTGAGGGACCGTATGAAGGAAATTCTGTCAAATGCTGAAGAACTAGAACAAGTCGTGCAATTGGTCGGTAAGTCTGCTTTGTCAGATAGTGACAAGATCACATTAGATGTTGCTGCTTTGATCAAGGAGGATTTCTTACAACAAAACGGTTACTCTACATACGATGCCTTCTGCCCAATTTGGAAGACCTTTGACATGATGAGGTCTTTCATTGCTTACCATGACGAGGCCCAAAAGGCTGTTTCCAATGGTGCTAACTGGACCAAGCTTTCAGAAGCCGTCAGTGATGTGAAGCACTCTGTGTCATCATCCAAGTTCTTTGAACCAAGCAGAGGTGAGCAGGAAGTCCACGAAGAGtttgaaaaacttttgAGCAATATGCAAGAAAGATTTGCTGAGTCTACAGATTGA